One Gossypium hirsutum isolate 1008001.06 chromosome A11, Gossypium_hirsutum_v2.1, whole genome shotgun sequence genomic window carries:
- the LOC107961859 gene encoding trafficking protein particle complex subunit 6B produces the protein MGREVSESCIDSLLIEMVSTYCNRFYANKPELAARRIEAIGYQVGHQLSERYTMERPRFSDHLEAIKFICKDFWSELFKKQIDNLKTNHRGTFVLQDNRFRWLTRMSIDQSPENGASEEPSIMADEKAVESMHLYFPCGIIRGALSNLGIPCAVSADISNLPACSFVIRIKA, from the exons ATGGGGAGAGAAGTATCAGAAAGCTGCATTGATAGCCTACTAATCGAAATGGTTTCCACATATTGCAACCGTTTTTACGCCAATAAGCCTGAGCTCGCTGCTCGTCGGATCGAAGCCATTGGGTATCAGGTTGGCCACCAGCTCTCTGAACG GTACACGATGGAGAGGCCACGTTTTAGTGATCATTTAGAGGCAATCAAGTTCATCTGCAAGGACTTTTGGTCTGAACTCTTTAAGAAGCAGATAGACAACTTGAAGACAAATCATAGA GGTACCTTTGTATTGCAAGATAATCGTTTTCGTTGGCTTACACGCATGTCAATTGATCAATCACCTGAAAATGGAGCATCTGAAGAGCCTTCTATCATGGCTGATGAGAAGGCTGTGGAAAGCATGCATCTATATTTTCCATGTGGAATCATCAGGGGAGCTCTTTCAAACTTGGGAATACCTTGTGCAGTTTCCGCTGACATATCCAACCTTCCTGCAT GTTCATTTGTCATCCGAATAAAGGCTTGA